GCGCATTCAACCGAGCCCCGCGAACGCCGGCACGCTATGCGACAACGCGGCCGCGACGACGAACACGCCGATCATCACGAGCGCTTCCAGATACATCACGTTGACGAACGTGTGCGCATCCATCGTCGACGCGGTGCGACGCAGGCGCGGCAGCGCCGAGCTCCGGTTCAGCGCGCCGAGCACGAGCGCGAGCGCGACCAGCACGAGCTTCAACGTCAGCACATGACCCCAGGTGCTCGCCTGAATCGCTTCGAACGAGCCGCCCGAGCCGCGCACCGCATTGAAGACACCCGATAGCAACGCGAACACGACCGCGACGATCGACACGTTCGAGACCTGCGTCGCCGTGCGAATCAGCATGCCGCGCGCGGTCGATGCGCCGAGCGCCGGCAGCACCGCGAGGCCGGAGGCCATCACGAGTCCGCCCCATACGCTCGTCGCCAGCACGTGCAGCGTCTGCATGCCGATCGCGGCGGAGACGACGCCGGCGTCGGCCGCATGACCGAGCGACGCTTTGCCGGCCGCGATCGCGAGCACCGCGAGCCACAGCACCGTGCTACGC
Above is a window of Paraburkholderia sprentiae WSM5005 DNA encoding:
- a CDS encoding CopD family protein, whose translation is MNFDGLWIGQVAMAALMNVAFGFAVGSALLGAWLAKDGLPGTSPARPGWMRAQRSMLAATIVLVLADLGWLLYQAASMGGVALLAAFGMVPTVLTQTHVGYGWSVAFGGALVLLGTALSHGTGMLRSTVLWLAVLAIAAGKASLGHAADAGVVSAAIGMQTLHVLATSVWGGLVMASGLAVLPALGASTARGMLIRTATQVSNVSIVAVVFALLSGVFNAVRGSGGSFEAIQASTWGHVLTLKLVLVALALVLGALNRSSALPRLRRTASTMDAHTFVNVMYLEALVMIGVFVVAAALSHSVPAFAGLG